The following coding sequences lie in one Ictalurus furcatus strain D&B chromosome 7, Billie_1.0, whole genome shotgun sequence genomic window:
- the LOC128609696 gene encoding sorting nexin-16-like — MVSVHPMESSLVGHTTHSLRRPASLGSLSDHARKENGMRTSTDKRHDRPPLPILLGYEVMEERAKFTVYKILVRRAPDESWVVFRRYTDFSRLNDKLKEIFPKFRLSLPPKRRFKDNYDMKFLEERQVGLQAFLQNLVAQKDMTNSDLVRGFLCLDDPPGPFDSLEESKAYCETLEETNYRLQRELQDKQQEIQSLRRILEVRELQISGLEKTKNSICDELSEVHDVCSETVKVDAHTEPETEAAGTDNAGNPGSSLDLQLAKRSHAACWSGSASEDNKCSSFPRSADLKDQA, encoded by the exons ATGGTAAGCGTTCATCCTATGGAGAGCTCCCTGGTTGGACACACTACACACTCGCTTAGGAGACCCGCATCTCTGGGTAGTCTTTCAGATCATGCCAGGAAAGAGAATGGGATGAGAACCAGTACAGACAAGCGGCATGATAGACCACCTTTACCGATCTTACTGGGTTATGAAGTCATGGAAGAAAGGGCAAAGTTTACG GTCTACAAGATCTTGGTGAGGAGAGCGCCTGACGAGAGCTGGGTGGTTTTTCGGCGCTACACAGATTTCTCCAGACTCAATGACAAG ctcaAAGAGATATTTCCCAAATTTAGACTCTCTCTGCCACCCAAGCGTCGCTTTAAAGACAACTATGACATGAAGTTCCTGGAGGAGAGACAAGTGGGCTTGCAGGCTTTCCTCCAGAATCTGGTCGCTCAAAAAGACATGACTAACAG TGATTTAGTGAGAGGGTTCCTGTGCTTGGACGACCCACCTGGTCCCTTCGATAGTCTGGAAGAGAGCAAG GCCTACTGTGAGACCCTGGAGGAGACAAACTATCGGCTGCAGAGGGAGCTACAGGACAAGCAGCAGGAAATCCAATCTCTTAGACGAATCTTGGAGGTTCGAGAGCTCCAAATCAGCGGGCTAGAGAAAACCAAGAA CAGCATCTGCGACGAGTTAAGTGAAGTCCACGATGTGTGTAGCGAGACCGTGAAGGTAGACGCTCACACAGAGCCTGAAACGGAAGCAGCGGGGACAGACAATGCAGGCAACCCAGGCAGCAG TTTGGACCTCCAGTTGGCAAAGAGAAGCCACGCAGCTTGCTGGAGCGGTTCGGCCTCCGAAGACAACAAATGTTCGAGCTTCCCCAGATCAGCAGATCTTAAGGACCAGGCTTAG